One window of Candidatus Methylocalor cossyra genomic DNA carries:
- a CDS encoding type II secretion system protein N codes for MARRSRDALWAALLAGMALVLSLALGVEWIVLDQGRKQLLEPPPPKAAPADDGEPEEEEEPEFPALDDFEQMVERPLFMENRRPGEEVVETPTAPAPQTPLNLKLMGVVFTPRGEKALLLDAKGKYKRLKLKDTLDNWTLVELGKDRVTLQQGEERKELPLLKKRPKPPPAPAQPSPPGAPPKPPQATPQPIPPPAPAPEEPAEDSADSDDDTADEPMDADDAP; via the coding sequence ATGGCCCGACGATCCCGCGATGCCCTGTGGGCCGCCCTCCTCGCCGGGATGGCGCTGGTTTTGAGCCTGGCCTTAGGGGTGGAATGGATCGTCTTGGACCAGGGCCGTAAACAGCTCCTCGAACCCCCGCCGCCCAAGGCCGCGCCGGCGGATGACGGCGAACCGGAAGAGGAGGAAGAGCCCGAGTTTCCCGCCCTCGACGACTTCGAACAGATGGTCGAGCGTCCGCTGTTCATGGAAAACCGGCGGCCCGGAGAAGAGGTGGTCGAAACCCCCACCGCCCCCGCGCCACAGACGCCGCTCAACCTCAAGCTGATGGGGGTCGTGTTCACGCCCCGGGGAGAAAAAGCTTTGCTGCTCGACGCCAAGGGCAAATACAAGCGGCTGAAACTCAAGGACACCCTGGACAACTGGACGCTGGTGGAGCTGGGGAAGGACCGGGTCACGCTCCAACAGGGGGAGGAACGCAAGGAGCTGCCGCTGCTCAAGAAGCGTCCCAAGCCCCCACCCGCGCCGGCGCAGCCATCCCCGCCCGGTGCCCCGCCCAAACCGCCTCAGGCCACGCCGCAACCCATCCCACCGCCTGCCCCGGCCCCGGAGGAGCCGGCCGAGGATAGCGCAGACAGCGACGACGACACCGCCGACGAACCGATGGACGCCGATGACGCGCCCTAG
- the gspM gene encoding type II secretion system protein GspM produces the protein MRDLLKSPLLTRPIPLNKSRLAALALLGAVLLLVHLAIVAPLLGFARAQQETVEDLKFRLQRLRAVAAEKERLVQRLQSLKEAGQEDDRFLTRDTAALASADLQTQIKEAVSEAGGELSSTQVVPEHTEEKFTRVAVKVRMNGSTEVLREVLYSFESAKPLLFVENLNIRPIRMPRNPAAKTPQIPDRLSVDFDVVGYMRAP, from the coding sequence ATGCGAGATCTTCTGAAAAGCCCGCTGCTGACCCGGCCGATCCCGCTCAATAAATCCCGGCTGGCGGCCCTCGCACTCCTAGGCGCGGTGCTGTTGCTCGTCCATCTCGCCATCGTGGCGCCGTTGCTCGGGTTTGCCCGGGCCCAACAGGAAACGGTGGAGGACCTCAAGTTCCGCCTGCAACGCCTGCGCGCCGTGGCCGCCGAAAAGGAACGCCTGGTACAACGCCTGCAGAGCCTCAAGGAGGCGGGGCAGGAGGACGACCGCTTCCTGACCCGGGACACCGCGGCCCTCGCCTCCGCCGACCTGCAGACCCAGATCAAGGAAGCGGTGAGCGAAGCGGGCGGCGAGCTGAGCAGCACCCAGGTGGTGCCGGAGCACACCGAGGAGAAGTTCACCCGGGTCGCGGTCAAGGTGCGGATGAACGGCAGCACCGAGGTCCTCAGGGAAGTGCTGTACAGCTTCGAGTCCGCCAAGCCGCTGTTGTTCGTGGAGAATCTCAACATCCGCCCGATCCGCATGCCCCGCAATCCCGCCGCCAAGACGCCCCAGATACCCGACCGGCTGAGCGTCGACTTCGACGTGGTCGGCTACATGCGAGCGCCGTGA
- a CDS encoding PilN domain-containing protein, producing the protein MLKLDTPVRLDLRQFFRWWAGELAFLVPARLRKLFGAGTDYLMLIRDGHGLAATHRSAAGERPLGRFTLDEAGSRVRDRLLEERPELAEARLLLRLTAEQALFKTVKLPLAAEENLQQVLAFEMDRLTPFKSDQVYFAARVINRSPATRQITVELILTPRSKLDALLDELAEWGWRPVAVDMADRAPPGVYNLLPEKYRPADDHWLKTLNTVLAAMVVALLISLAVLPIWTTSSEIAQLEEQIRKVGKTAKEVDALRQETETLLHQAQFLQEKKRTEPLMLDMLEQLTRVMPDDTWLNGLQYKDRKIVIQGQSPSASSLIERIEASPYFKNTSFVSPVTKDTTNGLERFQIASEVINARSSEKPAADPADPAQ; encoded by the coding sequence ATGCTGAAACTGGATACCCCCGTCCGTCTGGACCTGCGCCAATTCTTCCGCTGGTGGGCCGGCGAGCTGGCCTTTCTGGTTCCCGCCCGGCTGCGCAAGCTATTCGGCGCCGGCACCGACTACCTGATGCTGATCCGCGACGGCCACGGCCTGGCCGCCACCCACCGCAGCGCCGCAGGCGAACGACCGCTCGGCCGGTTCACCCTGGACGAGGCCGGTAGCCGGGTTCGGGACCGCCTGCTGGAAGAGCGGCCGGAGCTGGCCGAAGCCCGGCTGCTGCTGCGCCTGACCGCCGAGCAAGCGCTATTTAAGACCGTCAAGCTCCCGCTGGCGGCGGAGGAAAATCTGCAGCAGGTGCTGGCCTTCGAGATGGACCGCCTGACGCCGTTCAAGAGTGACCAGGTCTATTTCGCCGCCCGGGTGATCAACCGTTCCCCAGCCACCCGGCAGATCACGGTGGAACTGATCCTGACCCCGCGCAGCAAGCTGGATGCCCTGCTGGACGAATTGGCCGAATGGGGCTGGCGACCGGTCGCGGTGGACATGGCGGACCGGGCCCCGCCCGGGGTCTACAATCTGCTGCCGGAAAAGTACCGCCCGGCGGACGATCATTGGCTCAAAACCCTCAACACGGTCCTCGCCGCCATGGTGGTCGCCCTCCTCATCTCCCTCGCCGTGCTGCCGATCTGGACCACCAGCTCGGAGATCGCCCAGCTGGAGGAACAAATCCGTAAGGTGGGAAAGACCGCCAAGGAGGTGGACGCCCTGCGCCAGGAGACCGAGACCCTGTTACACCAGGCCCAGTTTCTGCAAGAGAAAAAACGCACCGAGCCCCTGATGTTGGATATGCTGGAACAGCTCACCCGGGTCATGCCCGACGATACTTGGCTCAACGGCCTGCAATACAAAGATCGCAAAATCGTCATCCAGGGACAATCGCCCTCGGCCTCGAGCCTGATCGAGCGCATCGAGGCATCGCCCTATTTCAAAAACACCAGCTTCGTTTCGCCGGTGACGAAGGACACCACGAACGGGCTGGAGCGTTTCCAAATCGCCAGTGAAGTGATCAATGCGAGATCTTCTGAAAAGCCCGCTGCTGACCCGGCCGATCCCGCTCAATAA
- a CDS encoding general secretion pathway protein GspK: MASPPPLRQAGLALVLVLWVLALMTIMAGSYSLSTQREAALLSHAHERARGVALAEGGIHYAMLMLSLPDIQKRWRADGTEYLWEVEGARVRIRIFDESGKIDLNAAQEPTLRTVIQRLVHDEDKAAALADAILDWRDSDDLKRMHGAEAEEYRAAGALQKPQNRNFLVLEELRGVLGVTPELYRALAPWFTLYTGQDGLNPAKAPREILLTLTQGDESTVDNFIQQRQLGILQPFPPVPGVQFHAAGDLAYTVLATAEFPGQGGATVSAAVKRGRGADGAPFTYLNFRSRAVPPRRGE, translated from the coding sequence ATGGCGTCCCCTCCCCCCTTGCGACAAGCCGGCCTGGCCCTGGTGTTGGTGCTCTGGGTTCTCGCCCTGATGACCATTATGGCGGGGAGCTATTCCCTTTCCACCCAGCGGGAGGCGGCGCTGTTAAGCCACGCCCACGAGCGCGCCCGGGGCGTGGCCCTCGCCGAAGGCGGCATCCATTACGCCATGCTGATGTTGTCGTTGCCCGACATCCAAAAGCGCTGGCGGGCCGACGGCACCGAGTACCTTTGGGAAGTGGAGGGCGCCCGGGTGCGGATCCGCATCTTCGACGAGAGCGGCAAGATCGACCTCAATGCCGCCCAGGAGCCCACCCTGAGGACCGTCATCCAGCGCCTCGTCCACGACGAGGACAAGGCCGCGGCGCTCGCCGATGCGATTCTGGATTGGCGCGACAGCGACGACCTCAAGCGGATGCACGGCGCCGAGGCCGAGGAGTACCGGGCCGCCGGCGCGCTGCAGAAACCCCAGAACCGCAATTTCTTGGTCCTCGAGGAGCTACGCGGGGTCCTGGGTGTGACCCCGGAACTGTACCGGGCCCTAGCCCCCTGGTTCACCCTCTATACTGGGCAGGACGGGCTCAATCCGGCCAAGGCCCCGCGGGAGATCCTCCTCACCTTGACCCAGGGCGACGAAAGCACCGTGGATAATTTCATCCAGCAGCGCCAACTGGGCATTCTCCAGCCTTTCCCCCCGGTCCCGGGAGTACAATTTCACGCCGCCGGCGACCTCGCCTATACCGTGCTGGCGACGGCGGAATTCCCGGGCCAGGGCGGTGCCACGGTCAGCGCCGCCGTGAAGCGCGGCCGGGGGGCCGATGGCGCACCGTTCACCTATCTCAACTTCAGATCGCGGGCGGTTCCCCCACGCCGCGGGGAGTGA
- a CDS encoding prepilin-type N-terminal cleavage/methylation domain-containing protein: protein MNRLRAAPGQGGFTLLEVLIATTLMAIMMVLLTGSLRIGAASWDAGEERMARASRLAIVENFLRTHLGSLLPVTQVTREGRVEGSFRGGSEFLEYVAPLPEQVKAGGLFRFRLYLSEAGERKDLRVSILPYVTQPVGEDSLDPVDDLALVEGVRQLRFAYLPRVFQTTGQPFGAGPFQSVRQPLEWLESWQDTQLPALIRLDIEPDDEDPWPTLVVAPRTQSLR, encoded by the coding sequence ATGAATCGGCTGCGTGCCGCCCCCGGCCAAGGCGGTTTCACCCTGCTGGAAGTCCTGATTGCCACCACCCTGATGGCGATCATGATGGTGCTCCTGACCGGCAGCCTCCGCATCGGCGCCGCCAGCTGGGATGCCGGGGAAGAGCGCATGGCCCGGGCCAGTCGGCTGGCCATCGTGGAAAATTTCCTGCGCACCCACCTCGGGAGCCTCCTGCCGGTAACCCAGGTGACCCGGGAGGGGCGCGTGGAAGGGTCGTTCCGCGGCGGCTCGGAGTTCCTGGAATACGTGGCACCGCTGCCGGAACAGGTCAAGGCCGGGGGCCTGTTCCGGTTCCGCCTGTATTTGTCCGAAGCCGGCGAGCGCAAAGATCTCCGGGTGAGCATTCTGCCCTATGTCACCCAACCGGTGGGAGAAGACTCCCTGGATCCCGTCGACGACCTGGCGTTGGTGGAAGGCGTCCGGCAGCTCCGCTTCGCCTATCTGCCGCGCGTTTTCCAAACCACCGGCCAACCCTTTGGCGCCGGGCCGTTCCAATCAGTAAGGCAGCCCCTCGAGTGGCTCGAGTCCTGGCAGGACACCCAGTTGCCCGCCTTGATTCGGTTGGATATCGAGCCGGACGATGAAGACCCGTGGCCGACCCTGGTGGTGGCCCCCAGAACCCAGAGCCTCCGCTGA
- a CDS encoding type IV pilus modification PilV family protein produces MTTDRARSQRGFSLLEILVAFAILALSLGVLLRIFGGSGRIAATADEYARAIAVAESLLAAAGVEKPLEPGERHGEIGATYRWTMRVMPYRVDETLLDPQQHLGFKPYWVELSVEWGEEDDPRAFDLATLRLLPENLSPGPSP; encoded by the coding sequence ATGACGACTGACCGTGCCCGGTCGCAGCGGGGCTTTTCCCTGTTGGAAATCCTGGTGGCTTTCGCCATCCTCGCCCTGTCGCTGGGGGTGCTGCTGCGCATCTTCGGGGGCTCCGGGCGGATCGCCGCCACCGCCGACGAATATGCCCGCGCCATCGCCGTGGCTGAGTCGCTGCTCGCCGCGGCGGGGGTGGAAAAGCCGCTGGAACCCGGGGAAAGGCACGGGGAAATCGGCGCGACCTACCGGTGGACCATGCGGGTCATGCCCTACCGGGTCGACGAAACCCTTCTGGATCCGCAGCAGCACCTCGGTTTTAAGCCCTACTGGGTGGAACTGAGCGTGGAATGGGGCGAGGAGGACGATCCCCGGGCCTTCGATCTCGCCACCCTCCGCCTGTTGCCGGAAAACCTTTCGCCGGGCCCGTCCCCATGA
- a CDS encoding GspH/FimT family protein: MAQPNTGVRFAPSVAGWSGGFTLLEMLLALVLAALLTALAVPTFTPLLARAQLYSATRDVASALRHTRGQALLQGREAEFELDLERHRYRVSGRHQSYRLPESIRLGLYTALSETVDEGAGRIRFFPDGSATGGRVTLEGGGRKRAVDVNWLTGEVRIREEVDDD; encoded by the coding sequence ATGGCCCAGCCCAACACTGGGGTCCGGTTCGCCCCGTCCGTTGCCGGATGGAGCGGCGGGTTTACCCTGCTGGAAATGCTGCTGGCCCTGGTGCTGGCCGCCCTCCTGACGGCGCTTGCGGTGCCCACCTTCACGCCGCTCCTTGCCCGCGCCCAGCTCTATTCGGCGACCCGGGACGTGGCCTCGGCGCTCCGCCACACCCGCGGCCAGGCCCTGCTCCAGGGGCGGGAGGCGGAATTCGAGCTGGACCTGGAGCGGCACCGCTACCGGGTCAGCGGGCGCCACCAGAGCTACCGGCTGCCGGAATCGATCCGGCTCGGCCTTTACACCGCCCTGTCCGAGACCGTGGACGAAGGCGCCGGCCGGATCCGTTTCTTCCCGGATGGATCCGCCACCGGCGGGCGGGTGACCCTGGAGGGCGGGGGTCGCAAGCGGGCAGTGGACGTCAACTGGTTGACCGGCGAGGTGCGCATTCGCGAGGAGGTCGATGACGACTGA
- the gspG gene encoding type II secretion system major pseudopilin GspG translates to MSPIRTQKQRPLRRVQRGFTLIELLVVLAIIGLLAGLVGPQVIKHLGESKTKTARLQIEELASSLDMYKLDVGRYPTTEEGLAALIEQPSSAKYWNGPYLRKKKIPHDPWNNPYHYVAPGQHGKYDLFSLGADNAEGGEGEDQDIVSWE, encoded by the coding sequence ATGAGTCCAATCCGTACCCAAAAGCAGCGACCCTTGCGGCGCGTCCAGCGCGGTTTTACCTTGATCGAGCTCCTGGTGGTGCTCGCCATCATCGGCCTGTTGGCCGGCCTGGTCGGACCGCAGGTGATCAAGCACCTGGGAGAGTCCAAGACCAAGACGGCCCGCTTGCAGATTGAGGAACTGGCCTCATCCCTGGACATGTACAAACTGGACGTGGGCCGCTATCCCACCACCGAGGAAGGGCTCGCCGCCCTGATCGAACAGCCGAGCAGCGCCAAGTACTGGAACGGCCCCTATCTGCGCAAGAAAAAAATCCCCCACGACCCCTGGAACAATCCCTATCACTATGTGGCCCCAGGACAGCACGGCAAGTACGATCTGTTCAGCCTCGGCGCCGACAATGCCGAAGGCGGCGAGGGGGAGGACCAGGATATCGTGAGCTGGGAATGA
- a CDS encoding type II secretion system F family protein, which yields MPLYIYKAVNRDGDTIEMEREAADEAALLAVLQNEGLLPIRISPAKSRPLAWLKLGRGRARISHKEISLFTRELLTLLQAGLPLDRALVVLLELTAREPNLNAMIGKVLDAVKGGAQLSDALEAQNGVFSRFYLNLIRAGEAGGALEVVLERLTDYLERSKELRDSVTTALIYPAILVVMALGSLLLLLTFVVPQFTEMFESAGKELPLPTQIVVGVASALRSYGWVLLPVALGISGYVRYQRADPLRRLVWDGWLLKLPLFGDLILKFQVASFSRTLATLLNNGVSLLAALSIVKETLENRLVAEKIGLAADSLKRGGGLSAPLQEAELFPSLALQMIKLGEESGHLPEMLDRVAVTYDKEIKISIQRLLALLEPVLIVGLGIVIGGIIMSILMAILSVNDLAL from the coding sequence ATGCCGCTTTATATCTACAAGGCCGTCAACCGCGACGGCGACACCATCGAAATGGAGCGAGAAGCCGCCGACGAGGCCGCCCTGCTGGCGGTGCTGCAGAACGAGGGGCTGTTGCCGATCCGCATCTCCCCGGCCAAATCCCGGCCGCTGGCCTGGCTCAAGCTGGGCCGGGGACGAGCCCGGATATCCCACAAGGAGATCAGCCTGTTCACCCGGGAACTTTTAACTTTGCTCCAGGCCGGGCTGCCGCTGGACCGGGCGCTGGTGGTGCTGCTCGAGCTCACGGCCCGGGAGCCGAACCTCAACGCCATGATCGGCAAGGTGCTGGACGCGGTCAAAGGGGGTGCCCAGCTGTCCGACGCCCTGGAAGCCCAAAACGGGGTGTTTTCCCGCTTTTACCTCAACTTGATCCGCGCCGGCGAGGCGGGCGGCGCCCTCGAGGTGGTGCTGGAGCGGCTGACCGACTATCTAGAGCGGTCCAAGGAGCTGCGCGACAGCGTCACCACCGCCCTGATCTATCCCGCCATCCTGGTGGTAATGGCCCTAGGTTCGCTGCTGTTGCTGTTGACCTTCGTGGTGCCCCAGTTCACCGAGATGTTCGAGAGCGCCGGCAAGGAGCTGCCGTTGCCCACCCAGATCGTGGTCGGCGTCGCCAGCGCCCTGCGGTCCTATGGTTGGGTGCTACTGCCGGTGGCCTTGGGGATCTCCGGCTACGTGCGTTACCAGCGGGCCGACCCGCTGCGCCGGCTGGTGTGGGACGGCTGGTTACTGAAGCTGCCGCTGTTCGGCGATCTGATCCTCAAATTCCAGGTGGCCAGCTTCAGCCGCACCCTGGCGACCCTGCTGAATAACGGGGTATCCCTGCTGGCGGCCCTGTCCATCGTCAAGGAGACCCTGGAAAACCGGCTGGTGGCGGAAAAGATCGGCCTTGCCGCCGACAGCCTGAAGCGCGGCGGGGGACTCTCGGCGCCATTGCAGGAGGCGGAGTTGTTCCCGTCCCTGGCGCTGCAGATGATCAAGCTGGGGGAGGAATCCGGCCACCTACCCGAGATGTTGGACCGGGTGGCGGTAACCTATGACAAGGAAATCAAGATTTCCATCCAGCGCCTCCTGGCCCTGTTGGAGCCGGTCCTGATCGTGGGGCTAGGGATCGTGATCGGCGGCATCATCATGTCCATCCTCATGGCGATCCTCAGCGTCAACGATCTCGCCCTGTGA
- a CDS encoding AAA family ATPase, translated as MRILALRGRNLASLAEPFELDFRREPLASASLFAISGPTGAGKSTLLDALCLALYDAVPRLAKAGGNVRLPDVDDRTLTVSDPRQLLRRGAVEAYAEVDFQGGDGLAYRARWSVRRARGQRRGELQPAEMSLTRLSDGVPIGHGKREVQRAIQARLGLTFSQFTRAVLLAQNEFSVFLKADDNERAELLETLTGTDTFTALSRRTFDRAKAEQQALQILEAQLDDHRPLEATARDELERDRAAAAEAVAALEREREILDAHWRWYGHWEEARQDEQAALEAWQAAAAAQAKAAPRRHYWERVEAVQDARPLWHEFERTRQALDQAQAAEVAARAALGEAEAAWQGALAAVEEAKAARLRVEADWRAAQPLIEQAKRLDAELAALAQRHGEAGEARDQARQAAQAARQRLAAKAAEREVCAGELRATAAWLEAHRTARPLAENWEGWELRLTDANQLAREWAGHQRDLAAAAATVAQLQAQRERASADRAAAETALAKAEAALQEADRAYGEFDGAALAAARQRAESRRAHLAAAEQLGREAGRLRQHAAQLEAEIAALTRRCADTDQALTEVQGLQAQAETALAEAEQALRAAELACAENARELRQLLTPHTPCPVCGAREHPFAGHDPIPSATLAALRDRAEQCRREAQDQARREAALRATRERDGQRLEELRWEVQGVTETLARVQLDLDSNPLAAEFAVVAPEARPDWFTAGLSEVRAQLDHLAEREAAGRRAALARDAAQRARDEARERLHAAERGETLAQAALDKAHQAQAAAQQARDRTGARLEQRLRELDAAGLAPDWRTLWRDDPEGFLRARRQEAQDYRAQGEALAAAERRLGVLEAELTALAEAVELATAREQQAEEAYRRVDGEWAERRHQRHQLGDGRPASDLEAAWQQALEVAVAAVQDRERAAAEAGRRVSAAAAHHQAAEGSLTLAVAAAEHARTALDLRLAAQQRRFPADPPLDPDTLKAWLAHDAAWLAQERAALQALDSALREAEAVLGERRGRRETLERARPGDAPLDLVRERRAQLLTDLEAAKGRLGELDARLRSDDQRRQRTLELQAAARRQADKVRLWNQLNELIGSREGHKFRNYAQRLTLDVLLGYANRHLADLAPRYRLERVPDTLALTVVDQDMGDEIRSVHSLSGGESFLASLALALGLASLSANRVRVESLFIDEGFGSLDSETLGVAMQALDGLHAQGRKVGVISHVQEMTDRIGVRIQVQPLSGGRSRVEVIG; from the coding sequence ATGAGGATCCTTGCCCTACGGGGACGCAACCTCGCCTCCCTGGCTGAACCCTTCGAGCTAGACTTCCGCCGCGAGCCCTTGGCCTCCGCCAGCCTGTTCGCCATCTCCGGACCGACCGGGGCCGGCAAGAGCACCTTGCTGGATGCCCTGTGCCTAGCCCTGTACGACGCAGTTCCCCGGCTCGCCAAGGCGGGTGGGAACGTCCGGCTGCCCGACGTGGATGACCGGACCCTCACCGTCAGCGATCCGCGCCAGCTGCTGCGGCGGGGAGCGGTGGAAGCCTACGCGGAGGTGGATTTCCAGGGCGGCGACGGCCTCGCCTATCGGGCCCGCTGGTCGGTCCGCCGGGCGCGGGGGCAACGCCGGGGGGAACTGCAACCGGCGGAGATGAGCCTCACCCGCCTGTCCGACGGCGTCCCCATCGGCCACGGCAAGCGCGAGGTGCAAAGGGCAATCCAGGCCCGCTTGGGGCTCACCTTTTCCCAGTTCACCCGGGCGGTGCTGCTGGCCCAGAACGAGTTTTCGGTGTTCCTCAAGGCCGACGACAACGAGCGCGCCGAGCTCCTGGAAACCCTCACCGGCACCGACACCTTCACCGCCCTCTCGCGGCGCACCTTCGATCGCGCTAAGGCGGAGCAGCAGGCCCTGCAAATCCTGGAAGCCCAGCTCGACGACCATCGCCCCTTGGAGGCAACGGCGCGGGACGAGCTGGAGCGGGACCGGGCGGCGGCCGCCGAGGCGGTGGCCGCCCTGGAGCGGGAGCGGGAAATCCTGGATGCCCACTGGCGCTGGTACGGCCACTGGGAAGAAGCGCGCCAGGACGAGCAGGCCGCCCTGGAAGCCTGGCAGGCCGCCGCCGCGGCGCAGGCGAAGGCGGCACCGCGACGGCACTACTGGGAACGGGTGGAGGCAGTCCAGGATGCCCGCCCGTTGTGGCACGAGTTTGAGCGCACCCGGCAGGCGCTGGATCAGGCGCAGGCCGCGGAAGTGGCGGCGCGGGCGGCCCTCGGCGAGGCCGAGGCGGCCTGGCAGGGGGCGCTCGCCGCCGTGGAGGAGGCCAAGGCGGCGCGGCTGCGGGTGGAGGCGGATTGGCGGGCGGCCCAGCCGCTGATCGAGCAGGCCAAGCGCCTGGACGCCGAACTGGCCGCCCTCGCCCAACGCCATGGCGAAGCCGGGGAAGCCCGCGACCAAGCCCGCCAGGCCGCCCAAGCGGCGCGCCAGCGGCTGGCCGCCAAGGCGGCGGAGCGGGAGGTTTGCGCCGGGGAGCTCCGAGCAACCGCCGCCTGGCTGGAGGCACACCGCACCGCGCGGCCCTTGGCGGAGAACTGGGAGGGCTGGGAACTGCGCCTGACGGACGCCAACCAGTTGGCCCGGGAGTGGGCGGGTCACCAGCGGGATCTGGCCGCAGCCGCCGCCACCGTCGCCCAGCTCCAGGCCCAGCGGGAGCGGGCTAGCGCCGATCGGGCCGCGGCGGAAACCGCCCTGGCCAAGGCTGAAGCCGCCCTGCAGGAGGCCGACCGGGCTTATGGGGAATTCGACGGGGCGGCACTGGCCGCGGCGCGCCAGCGGGCGGAAAGCCGCCGCGCTCACCTGGCGGCGGCGGAACAGCTGGGGCGGGAAGCGGGCCGGCTGCGCCAGCACGCGGCCCAACTGGAGGCCGAGATCGCGGCCCTGACCCGCCGCTGCGCCGACACCGACCAGGCCCTGACCGAGGTCCAGGGCCTCCAAGCGCAGGCGGAAACCGCCCTGGCCGAGGCAGAACAAGCCCTCCGCGCGGCCGAGCTAGCGTGCGCGGAGAACGCCCGGGAGCTGCGGCAACTTTTGACGCCCCACACCCCTTGCCCGGTGTGCGGCGCCCGGGAACATCCCTTTGCCGGGCATGACCCGATACCCTCGGCCACCTTAGCCGCCCTGCGCGACCGGGCGGAACAGTGCCGCCGCGAAGCCCAGGACCAGGCCCGACGAGAAGCCGCCCTGCGCGCGACCCGGGAACGGGATGGCCAACGCCTGGAGGAGCTGCGCTGGGAGGTGCAGGGGGTGACGGAAACCCTAGCGCGGGTGCAGTTGGACTTGGACTCCAACCCGCTGGCGGCGGAGTTCGCCGTGGTGGCCCCGGAAGCCCGGCCGGACTGGTTCACCGCTGGGCTGTCGGAGGTGCGCGCCCAGCTCGACCACCTGGCGGAACGGGAGGCGGCCGGACGGCGCGCCGCCCTGGCGCGGGACGCCGCGCAGCGGGCGCGGGACGAGGCACGGGAGCGGCTGCACGCGGCCGAGCGCGGGGAGACCCTGGCCCAGGCCGCCCTGGATAAGGCCCATCAGGCGCAGGCGGCGGCTCAGCAAGCCCGGGACCGAACCGGAGCGCGCCTGGAGCAGCGCCTGCGGGAATTGGACGCCGCCGGCCTGGCTCCGGACTGGCGCACCCTGTGGCGAGATGACCCGGAGGGCTTTTTGCGGGCGCGCCGCCAGGAAGCCCAGGACTACCGCGCCCAGGGGGAGGCCCTGGCCGCGGCGGAACGGCGCCTCGGAGTCCTGGAGGCCGAGCTTACCGCCCTGGCAGAAGCGGTGGAGCTGGCCACAGCGCGGGAGCAGCAAGCGGAAGAGGCCTACCGGCGGGTGGACGGCGAATGGGCCGAGCGGCGACATCAGCGGCACCAGCTGGGGGACGGCCGCCCGGCTTCGGACCTGGAAGCGGCGTGGCAACAGGCCCTCGAGGTCGCCGTCGCGGCGGTGCAGGACCGGGAACGGGCGGCGGCCGAGGCGGGCCGGCGGGTGTCCGCGGCGGCGGCCCACCACCAGGCGGCCGAGGGGTCGCTGACCCTGGCGGTAGCGGCGGCGGAGCACGCCCGCACTGCCCTGGACCTGCGGCTGGCCGCCCAGCAGCGCCGGTTCCCCGCAGACCCGCCCCTGGACCCGGATACCCTAAAAGCCTGGCTGGCGCACGACGCCGCCTGGCTGGCGCAGGAGCGGGCCGCGCTGCAGGCCTTGGACAGCGCGCTCCGGGAAGCCGAGGCAGTGCTCGGCGAGCGGCGCGGGCGGCGGGAAACCCTCGAGCGCGCCCGTCCCGGCGACGCCCCGCTGGACCTGGTGCGGGAGCGCCGGGCGCAACTGTTGACCGACCTCGAGGCCGCCAAGGGTCGTCTCGGGGAATTGGATGCCCGTCTGCGCAGCGACGATCAGCGCCGCCAAAGGACCCTGGAATTGCAGGCCGCAGCCCGCCGGCAAGCGGACAAGGTGCGCCTGTGGAACCAGCTAAACGAGCTGATCGGCTCCCGGGAAGGGCACAAATTCCGCAACTATGCCCAGCGCCTGACCCTGGACGTGCTGCTCGGCTACGCCAACCGCCACCTGGCCGATCTGGCGCCGCGCTATCGGCTGGAGCGGGTGCCCGACACCCTGGCGCTCACGGTGGTCGACCAAGACATGGGTGACGAAATTCGCTCGGTGCACTCCCTCTCCGGCGGGGAGTCCTTCCTCGCCTCCCTGGCCCTGGCCCTGGGGCTGGCCTCCCTGTCCGCCAACCGGGTACGGGTGGAATCGCTGTTCATCGACGAAGGCTTCGGCAGCCTGGACAGCGAAACCCTCGGCGTCGCCATGCAAGCCCTCGATGGCCTCCACGCCCAAGGCCGCAAGGTCGGTGTCATCTCCCATGTCCAGGAGATGACCGACCGCATCGGCGTTAGGATCCAGGTCCAACCGCTGTCCGGGGGCCGCAGCCGGGTGGAGGTGATCGGGTGA